The Chitiniphilus purpureus sequence GTCACTGCCAGGCGCGGCGTGAAGGTGACCGGCGCGGCGCCGACATGGCCGACCACCTCCAGATAGCGCATCACTTCGGGCTGCAGCCAGACATAGGGCACGTTGCGATCCAGCGGCGGCGCACCTGGCGCCTGCAGGCCGACGGCAAAGGCGGCTCCCAGCTGGCGTACGAACGGGTTGGAGTGCGCCCCGCCGCCATGCAGCTGCAATGCCAGGTCGAAGCGCTCGGCCTGCATCGCCTCGAAGAACGAGGACGGGGCGGGCCAGGTGTCGGGGTCGGTATCGCGCACGCCCGGGTACGGCGGCACCACCACCACCCGGTCGATGGGCCCGGGCCGGGACTCGAACAATTGCGCGTGCCATGGCAGGCCCAGCAGCACGATTTCGGCGGCGGGGTAGGCATGGCGCAGCGCCTCAAGCGCCGGCAGCGCAAAGATGAAGTCGCCCAGGCCGTTGGCGCGCAGTACCGCGATCTTGGCTGGAGCCGCAGAAATGGAATCGGACATGGGAATCCTACGCAGGAATGCGGCGCGATGACGCCGTGCACCAAAAAAGGGGCGCGACGCCCCTTTCTCCATACCGGCCGGCTTAGCCGGCCAGGCTCAGTGCCGCCAGTACGGGTCGGCCTGATAGAAGCTGTGCACTTCCGAGGCCCATTGCAGATCGGCCATGCTGGGCCAGTGGTCCTTGTCGAAGCCCGGGGCGCTCTTCAGCCGCTCCTCGCTCACGTCCAGCACGAAGCGCTTGTGGTCGATATCCAGCGCCAGCGCCTGCCACGGAATGGCGAACAGCTTGTTGCCCATGCCAAGGAAGCCGCCGAACGACAGCACGGCGTACGCGATGCGTCCGCGTTGCACGTCCAGCATGATGCCCTTGATTTCGCCCAGATCCTCACCGGCGGCGTTGACCACGTCGTTGCCTTCCAGCGAGTCGGACAGCATCAGGAACGGGCCTGGGCCATCGGCACGGTCGAACGATTCAGTGCTGCCGATGATGCGGGCGCCGCCCACTTCGGCGGCGGTACGGGCGCTCTGGTTGGTGCCAGGTTGGGTCGGGATGGTCATGGTGTCACTCCTTGTTTGCGTTAGCTTCGCCGCAGCGATACGCGCTTGCGGGGACGATGCCGGGTGGGCCCGGTCTGATACGGGCCGGCAGGCCCGCTTGTTTTCCGTGGTGTCGTCGCGTGCCGTCGCGGCCCGGGCGATGCCTATAGATGGATGATCTCGCCCGGCCACGGGCGGACCTTGGGGTCCAGATCCATGTAGCGGTCGGTCGGGGTGCTGCGGCGGTCGCGGTAGAACTGCGCGATGGCGCGGCGGTGGATCAATTCCAGTTCGCGCTGGCCGTTGCGTTGCGCGTCCAGCTCGTAGCGCGCGACGATGTCGCCCGAGGACTGGTCGTAGATGGCGACGTGGCCGCGGTTGGCGCGGTGCCGTCCCCCCCAGGCGGACAGATAGGGGCGGGACGGATCCTCATCGAGGGTGAAGGTGCAGTACAGCATGCGGCTCTCCTGGCAGCGCTTGCGCCGGCACAGGGCCGGCGGTTTTTTGTGATGCTGTACATGATGGCCGTTGCCGCATGGGCCCGGCATCGGCAGGTGCCGGAACGTGCGGTCAGTCGCTTCCTACAGTCTGCGGCGGCGCCAACGGCAGCTCGACCACGAAAGTGGCCCCTTCGCCCGGCCGGCTGCGCACGCTGATCTCACCGCCATGTGCCTGGACGATCTGGCGGCAGATGAACAGCCCCAGGCCCAGGCCGCCGGCGCCGCTGCCGGCCTGTTCGAACTGCTGGAAGATGCGCTGCTGGTGTTCCACCGCAATGCCCGGCCCCTCATCGCGCACCGCGATGCGGGCGCTCTGCCCGTCG is a genomic window containing:
- a CDS encoding PRC-barrel domain-containing protein, which produces MTIPTQPGTNQSARTAAEVGGARIIGSTESFDRADGPGPFLMLSDSLEGNDVVNAAGEDLGEIKGIMLDVQRGRIAYAVLSFGGFLGMGNKLFAIPWQALALDIDHKRFVLDVSEERLKSAPGFDKDHWPSMADLQWASEVHSFYQADPYWRH